A single region of the Pseudomonas solani genome encodes:
- a CDS encoding DUF2946 domain-containing protein, translated as MKFTRTERPLIAWMLYASVLFSLFACGIHHGQMSGLALSGLGGAFCSATDAEGAGIDDSGKQLPQLASQYSCPLCSSFAPAVALSSIGWQIDAFLGVPATPIEAHSWPQPPPRELWPSLNPRASPTSSSLA; from the coding sequence ATGAAATTCACCCGCACCGAACGCCCGCTGATCGCCTGGATGCTCTACGCAAGCGTCCTGTTCAGCCTGTTCGCCTGCGGTATTCACCACGGCCAGATGAGCGGCCTGGCCCTCAGCGGCCTGGGCGGTGCCTTCTGTTCGGCCACCGACGCCGAAGGTGCCGGGATCGACGACAGCGGCAAGCAACTGCCCCAGCTCGCCTCCCAGTACAGCTGCCCGCTCTGCTCCTCTTTCGCCCCGGCCGTGGCCCTCAGCAGCATCGGCTGGCAGATCGACGCCTTCCTCGGCGTGCCCGCGACACCGATCGAAGCCCACAGCTGGCCGCAACCGCCGCCGCGTGAACTCTGGCCTTCCCTCAACCCCCGCGCCTCCCCCACCTCTTCCTCGCTCGCCTGA
- a CDS encoding DUF4189 domain-containing protein, translating into MQRTLAIARKLSLCLAFGLAATQVHAAGALAIDSNQGLQYGFAYDYPDLSQAQDRALSECGSNCEVVLNFESGCAAYAADQVNGSTAYGWGADFNAGNAQSRAISECQDRGGNACLVRSWGCNSE; encoded by the coding sequence ATGCAGCGGACCCTGGCTATCGCCCGCAAACTTTCCCTGTGCCTGGCATTCGGCCTGGCCGCCACCCAGGTGCACGCTGCCGGCGCCCTGGCCATCGACAGCAACCAGGGCCTGCAATACGGCTTCGCCTACGACTACCCGGACCTGTCCCAGGCCCAGGACCGCGCCCTGAGCGAGTGCGGCAGCAACTGCGAAGTGGTGCTGAATTTCGAAAGCGGCTGCGCCGCCTACGCCGCCGACCAGGTCAATGGCTCCACCGCCTATGGCTGGGGCGCCGACTTCAACGCCGGCAACGCCCAGTCCCGCGCCATTTCCGAATGCCAGGACCGCGGCGGCAACGCCTGCCTGGTGCGCAGCTGGGGCTGCAACAGCGAGTGA
- a CDS encoding OprD family porin: protein MLSRCLPLQRRNYSILLCTGALAMPAAADLIDDSSARLDLRNYYFNRDFREGRVADREEWAQGFILRLDSGFTEGSMGVGVDAIGMLGVKLDSAPGSSGTGLLQVDRNGRAKDDYSKLALAGKIKSGKTQLKLGSLAPPVLPTLKPNDGRLFPQLFEGGLLTSAEFENLELTAGRLSRVMQRNATQYTPLRLNTLNRRFQGHGATAAHFDTAGVDYRFQAHWLGRYHIAQLEDIYRQQVFVLSHKGALGAGALSSDLRLSYMRDHGGAKGGKIDNRALQGFLGYAYAGHSLGVAYQRMMGDTGYAYLLGSDANLINLSILGDFANAKERSWALRYGYDFAGLGLPGLSLNSRYMFGDHAEIIGTRKIGTSWELDNELRYVVQNGPLKDVSVRLRSAVFRSNHAVNFQRDTNDTRLMFNYSWVIR, encoded by the coding sequence ATGCTTTCAAGATGCTTGCCACTTCAAAGACGCAATTACTCGATCCTGCTTTGCACAGGGGCGCTGGCCATGCCGGCAGCGGCCGATCTGATCGACGACAGCAGCGCTCGGCTGGACCTGCGCAACTACTACTTCAATCGTGACTTTCGCGAGGGCCGTGTTGCCGACCGTGAGGAGTGGGCACAGGGTTTCATCCTGCGCCTGGACTCGGGCTTCACCGAAGGCAGCATGGGCGTTGGCGTCGATGCCATCGGCATGCTCGGCGTCAAGCTGGACTCGGCGCCGGGGAGCAGCGGTACCGGGTTGCTGCAGGTGGACCGCAATGGCCGTGCGAAGGATGACTATTCGAAGCTCGCCCTGGCCGGGAAGATCAAGTCCGGCAAGACCCAGCTCAAGCTCGGGTCACTCGCGCCGCCGGTCCTGCCGACACTCAAACCCAACGATGGTCGCCTATTCCCGCAGCTGTTCGAAGGCGGGCTGCTGACCTCCGCCGAGTTCGAGAACCTGGAGCTGACCGCAGGGCGTTTGAGCCGGGTCATGCAGCGCAACGCCACGCAGTACACGCCACTGCGGCTGAACACCCTGAACCGGCGCTTCCAGGGGCATGGCGCGACGGCGGCGCACTTCGACACGGCCGGGGTCGACTACCGATTCCAGGCGCACTGGCTGGGTCGCTACCACATCGCCCAACTGGAGGATATCTACCGCCAGCAAGTCTTCGTCCTGAGCCACAAGGGCGCCCTGGGTGCCGGAGCCCTGAGCAGCGACCTGCGCTTGAGCTACATGCGCGACCATGGAGGCGCCAAGGGCGGCAAGATCGACAACCGGGCCCTGCAGGGGTTTCTCGGGTATGCCTACGCCGGCCACAGTCTCGGCGTGGCCTACCAGCGGATGATGGGGGATACCGGCTACGCCTACCTCCTGGGCTCGGATGCCAACCTGATCAACTTGTCGATACTCGGCGACTTCGCCAATGCCAAGGAGCGTTCCTGGGCATTGCGCTATGGGTATGACTTCGCCGGCCTGGGATTACCCGGCCTTAGTCTCAATAGCCGTTATATGTTCGGCGACCATGCCGAGATCATCGGAACTCGCAAGATCGGCACGTCCTGGGAGCTGGATAATGAACTGCGCTATGTCGTGCAGAACGGTCCGCTGAAGGACGTCAGTGTTCGCTTGCGCAGTGCGGTCTTTCGTTCCAATCACGCGGTTAACTTCCAGCGCGACACCAACGATACACGCCTGATGTTCAACTACTCGTGGGTCATCCGGTAG
- a CDS encoding acid phosphatase, which produces MARTYKYKEAIPMQRHVSNCLASLLLLTLINPSEARQADPEQAIPEFRPGYLVGYLQKEDLPNSLALLPPPPAAGTPAFLLDQTLAAKSQALRGSARWELAIRDADLKFPAAAGTFSCALGAPISEQQTPALYRLLRRTLADAGLATYSAKTRYSRTRPFVLNQQPSCTPEDEPKLAKDGSYPSGHSAIGWAWALVLSELAPEHADAIWARGRAYSESRMVCNVHWYSDIREGREVGSTAVARLHSDPTFQADFAMARKELATARSQGLDSGRDCAAEARALAAGID; this is translated from the coding sequence ATGGCTCGCACCTATAAATATAAAGAGGCTATTCCTATGCAACGTCACGTATCGAACTGTCTGGCCAGCCTGTTGTTGCTGACGCTCATCAACCCAAGCGAAGCCAGGCAAGCTGACCCGGAGCAAGCGATCCCGGAATTCCGCCCGGGTTACCTGGTGGGCTACCTGCAGAAGGAAGACCTGCCCAATAGCCTGGCGCTGCTACCGCCACCGCCTGCTGCTGGCACGCCGGCGTTCCTGCTGGACCAGACACTGGCCGCAAAAAGCCAGGCTTTGCGGGGCAGTGCGCGCTGGGAGCTGGCTATCCGCGATGCCGACCTGAAATTCCCCGCTGCCGCCGGGACCTTTTCCTGTGCCCTGGGTGCGCCCATCAGCGAGCAGCAGACACCGGCGTTGTACAGGCTACTGCGCCGGACCTTGGCCGACGCCGGCCTGGCGACCTACAGCGCCAAGACGCGCTACAGCCGTACTCGGCCTTTCGTGCTGAACCAGCAGCCCAGTTGCACCCCGGAGGATGAGCCGAAGCTGGCAAAGGATGGTTCCTATCCATCCGGGCATAGCGCGATTGGCTGGGCCTGGGCACTGGTGCTGAGCGAACTGGCTCCGGAACATGCCGACGCCATCTGGGCCCGTGGCCGGGCCTATTCGGAGAGCCGCATGGTGTGCAACGTGCACTGGTACAGCGATATCCGTGAGGGGCGTGAGGTGGGTTCCACCGCCGTGGCACGCCTGCACAGCGATCCGACCTTCCAGGCCGATTTCGCCATGGCCCGAAAGGAACTCGCAACCGCGCGCAGCCAGGGTCTGGACAGCGGTCGCGACTGTGCCGCTGAGGCTCGAGCCCTGGCGGCGGGCATCGATTAG
- a CDS encoding hybrid sensor histidine kinase/response regulator: MTAPRSSAIDTERSQAVVRLVITSLATLYTAAVQLMGRMPEELAVPILVYNSLFLVVSFVLLMAIVRRPGNYPARRLFSMVHDYAGIGFSMGVGGAAMLPAYGLLLWVTVGNGLRFGSRYLAVSTLLALAALGVITLFNSYWQEQPYVVLTLVVTTIIVPAYVNILLGQTRRATEAESAANLAKSRFLAQASHDLRQPIHSISLFTACLRDADLGHEERQLVDSIDKSLHSVSQLFRSILDMYSLDGGKVVPRAQPVALGELLEDLVQQNAEAARWAGVRIRLRVPRGLHVLSDPHLLATMVQNILSNALKYAPGKPLLIGCRRRGGRFVIQVHDQGRGIPPQHLENVFDEFYRVRQVRDKDIEGVGLGLAIVKRLAELMGLEIRIASRLGRGTSVSIGGLIASEAPRHAPLPARRAPLRMLDGLRVILIEDDGNVLRATATLLEKWGCIVEARPSLPPGDVQCDLVITDFDLDTELSGADCIDQVRARSGWKVPAVVITGHEVRRVQESVADPDIPILSKPIHPAELRSVLMALKLGMPEQAAAS; this comes from the coding sequence ATGACCGCTCCCCGCAGTAGCGCCATCGACACCGAACGCTCCCAGGCGGTCGTCCGCCTGGTGATCACCAGCCTCGCAACGCTCTACACCGCGGCTGTCCAGCTCATGGGGCGCATGCCCGAAGAGCTGGCAGTGCCCATCCTCGTCTACAACTCGCTGTTTCTGGTGGTGTCCTTCGTGCTGCTGATGGCCATTGTGCGGCGGCCCGGCAACTACCCCGCGCGGCGGCTGTTCTCCATGGTCCACGACTACGCCGGCATCGGGTTTTCCATGGGCGTGGGCGGGGCGGCGATGCTGCCGGCCTACGGCCTGCTGCTGTGGGTGACGGTGGGCAACGGCCTGCGCTTCGGCTCGCGCTACCTGGCCGTGTCCACCCTGCTGGCACTGGCGGCGCTGGGGGTGATCACCCTGTTCAACTCCTACTGGCAGGAACAGCCCTATGTGGTGCTGACGCTGGTGGTGACCACCATCATCGTGCCGGCGTACGTGAACATCCTGCTGGGCCAGACCCGCCGCGCCACCGAGGCGGAGAGCGCCGCCAACCTGGCCAAGTCGCGCTTCCTCGCCCAGGCCAGCCACGACCTGCGCCAGCCGATCCACAGCATCAGCCTGTTCACCGCCTGCCTGCGCGATGCCGACCTTGGCCACGAGGAACGGCAACTGGTGGACAGCATCGACAAGTCGCTGCACAGCGTGTCGCAGTTGTTCCGCTCGATCCTCGACATGTACAGCCTCGACGGCGGCAAGGTGGTGCCCCGGGCGCAGCCGGTGGCGCTGGGGGAGTTGCTGGAGGACCTGGTGCAACAGAATGCCGAGGCCGCGCGCTGGGCCGGGGTGCGCATCCGCCTGCGGGTGCCGCGCGGGCTGCATGTGCTGAGCGACCCGCATCTGCTGGCGACCATGGTGCAGAACATCCTCTCCAACGCCCTCAAGTACGCGCCGGGCAAGCCGCTGCTGATCGGCTGCCGCCGCCGTGGAGGGCGCTTCGTCATCCAGGTCCACGACCAGGGCCGGGGCATTCCCCCGCAGCACCTGGAGAACGTCTTCGACGAGTTCTACCGGGTGCGCCAGGTGCGCGACAAGGACATCGAAGGCGTCGGCCTGGGCCTGGCCATCGTCAAGCGCCTGGCCGAGCTGATGGGGCTGGAGATCCGCATCGCCTCGCGCCTGGGGCGGGGCACCAGCGTGTCCATTGGCGGCCTGATTGCCAGCGAGGCGCCACGCCATGCACCGCTGCCGGCACGGCGCGCGCCACTGCGCATGCTCGACGGCCTGCGGGTGATCCTCATCGAGGACGACGGCAACGTGCTGCGCGCCACCGCCACGTTGCTGGAGAAATGGGGCTGCATCGTCGAGGCGCGGCCCTCGCTGCCGCCGGGCGATGTGCAATGCGACCTGGTGATCACTGACTTCGACCTGGACACCGAGCTGTCAGGGGCCGATTGCATCGACCAGGTCCGCGCCCGCAGCGGCTGGAAGGTGCCGGCAGTGGTCATCACCGGCCACGAAGTACGCCGGGTGCAGGAATCGGTGGCCGACCCGGACATCCCCATCCTCTCCAAACCCATCCACCCGGCCGAGCTGCGCTCCGTGTTGATGGCGTTGAAGCTGGGCATGCCGGAGCAGGCCGCGGCTAGTTAA
- a CDS encoding LuxR C-terminal-related transcriptional regulator — protein sequence MSEENSSERIIVADDHPVFRDGLRRIVQRVLPTVQVEEAGSMEEVLALANEGAAPSMFILDLLFPGQSVEAIGALRQAFKRSSIVIVSMVDSQKAVDEVMAAGADGFIGKAIAPDEVGEALLAIREGDFVVRFGETGLLAHDAELTQLTPRQQDVLRLIANGLSNKEIARELDISPFTVRIHVSSLLRTLGVNTRAAAAAKAAKAGI from the coding sequence ATGTCCGAAGAAAACAGTTCCGAACGCATCATCGTTGCCGACGATCACCCCGTATTCCGCGATGGTCTGCGGCGTATCGTCCAGCGTGTACTGCCCACCGTGCAGGTGGAGGAAGCCGGCAGCATGGAGGAAGTGCTCGCCCTGGCCAATGAGGGCGCTGCGCCCAGCATGTTCATCCTCGACTTGCTCTTCCCCGGCCAGTCCGTCGAGGCCATCGGCGCACTGCGCCAGGCCTTCAAGCGCAGCTCCATCGTCATCGTTTCCATGGTCGACAGCCAGAAGGCCGTCGATGAAGTCATGGCCGCCGGTGCCGACGGCTTCATCGGCAAGGCCATCGCCCCCGACGAGGTCGGCGAGGCGCTGCTGGCCATTCGCGAGGGGGATTTCGTGGTGCGCTTCGGCGAAACCGGCCTGCTCGCCCACGACGCCGAACTGACCCAGCTCACCCCGCGTCAGCAGGACGTGCTGCGGCTGATCGCCAACGGCCTGTCGAACAAGGAAATCGCCCGCGAGCTGGACATCTCGCCCTTCACCGTGCGCATCCACGTCTCCTCGCTGCTGCGCACCCTGGGCGTCAACACCCGCGCCGCCGCCGCAGCCAAGGCCGCCAAGGCGGGGATCTAA
- a CDS encoding cache domain-containing protein translates to MIRRIALAFGLLFACLAHADPALDAMKARALLDRAVDYYQAHGDAALAVFSRQGEFIEEDRYVFVVDTHGVMLASGGPSAVLIGRDVSQVLEPELRDAFQKVLATTEQQGVQTAEYRWKNWRDGHVERKEVYFRRVGERIIAVGHYLPRATPEQAHQFMARAVKAMEADAAGSIKAINALSPDFREDDLYLFVIDLQDRRYVAHGYNLRLVGVDFATIDDPEGKPVGAPILELMTKADKGDYEYRWKNPVTGKVEYKHALLRKVGHYLVVTGYYSD, encoded by the coding sequence ATGATCCGACGCATTGCCCTGGCCTTCGGCCTGTTGTTCGCCTGCCTGGCCCATGCCGACCCGGCGCTGGATGCAATGAAGGCGCGGGCGCTGCTGGACCGCGCCGTCGACTATTACCAGGCGCACGGTGATGCGGCGCTGGCCGTCTTCAGCCGCCAGGGCGAGTTCATCGAGGAGGACCGCTACGTGTTCGTGGTGGACACCCACGGCGTGATGCTGGCCAGCGGCGGGCCCTCGGCGGTGCTGATCGGCCGCGATGTGTCCCAGGTGCTGGAACCGGAGTTGCGCGACGCCTTCCAGAAGGTGCTGGCCACCACCGAGCAGCAGGGCGTGCAGACCGCCGAATACCGCTGGAAGAACTGGCGCGACGGACATGTGGAGCGCAAGGAGGTGTATTTCCGCCGGGTCGGCGAGCGCATCATCGCCGTCGGTCACTACCTGCCCCGGGCCACGCCCGAGCAGGCCCACCAGTTCATGGCCCGCGCGGTGAAGGCGATGGAGGCCGACGCGGCGGGGAGCATCAAGGCGATCAATGCGCTGTCGCCCGATTTCCGCGAGGACGACCTGTACCTCTTCGTGATCGACCTGCAGGACCGCCGCTACGTCGCCCACGGCTACAACCTGCGCCTGGTTGGCGTGGACTTCGCCACCATCGACGACCCCGAAGGCAAGCCGGTGGGTGCGCCGATCCTCGAGCTGATGACCAAGGCCGACAAGGGCGACTACGAGTACCGCTGGAAGAACCCGGTGACCGGCAAGGTGGAGTACAAGCACGCGCTGCTGCGCAAGGTCGGCCATTACCTGGTGGTGACCGGCTACTACAGCGACTGA
- a CDS encoding TauD/TfdA dioxygenase family protein codes for MFEFYHAHPSVNRALQTRRFQTLPATGALGADVSGVDLKQLDEDGFAELRQALLHHKVLFIRDQQLEVEDLERVTLAFGEFGREPYVKCMPDHPNVVHVVKEADEKTPVVFGGAWHTDWSFQEKPPAFTLLYGKDIPPFGGDTFFANLALAHDWLSPPLQAFLQGLDAIHSPERAYGVGAAHNKLLENMDIRFGEATDGEVRRHPLITRHPETGQRVLFVNPAYTSGIEGLRPSEATALLTHLFSVAAQPTFTCRMRWSPGTLAIWDNRSTWHLPISDYHGMRREMYRTTVVGEAPSR; via the coding sequence ATGTTCGAGTTCTACCATGCCCATCCCAGCGTCAACCGTGCCCTGCAGACCCGCCGATTCCAGACCCTTCCCGCCACCGGCGCCCTGGGCGCGGATGTCAGCGGGGTCGACCTGAAACAGCTGGACGAGGACGGCTTCGCCGAACTGCGCCAGGCGCTGCTGCACCACAAGGTGCTGTTCATCCGAGACCAGCAACTGGAAGTCGAGGACCTGGAACGGGTGACCCTGGCCTTCGGCGAATTCGGCCGCGAGCCCTATGTGAAGTGCATGCCCGATCACCCGAACGTGGTCCATGTGGTCAAGGAAGCAGACGAGAAGACCCCGGTGGTCTTCGGCGGCGCCTGGCACACCGACTGGTCGTTCCAGGAGAAGCCGCCGGCCTTCACCCTGCTCTACGGCAAGGACATCCCGCCCTTCGGCGGCGACACCTTCTTCGCCAACCTGGCGCTGGCCCATGACTGGCTGTCGCCGCCGCTGCAGGCCTTCCTCCAGGGGCTGGACGCCATCCACAGCCCGGAGCGCGCCTATGGCGTCGGCGCCGCGCACAACAAGCTGCTGGAGAACATGGACATCCGCTTCGGCGAAGCCACCGATGGCGAGGTGCGCCGCCATCCGCTGATCACCCGCCACCCGGAAACCGGGCAGCGGGTGCTCTTCGTCAACCCGGCCTACACCAGCGGCATCGAAGGGCTGCGGCCCTCGGAGGCAACGGCCCTGCTGACCCACCTGTTCAGCGTCGCCGCCCAGCCGACCTTCACCTGCCGCATGCGCTGGAGCCCCGGCACCCTGGCCATCTGGGACAACCGCAGCACCTGGCACCTGCCCATTTCCGACTACCACGGCATGCGCCGCGAGATGTACCGCACCACGGTGGTCGGCGAGGCCCCCAGCCGCTAG
- a CDS encoding NAD(P)H-dependent flavin oxidoreductase, whose amino-acid sequence MLLTELLGIDIPLIQAPMVGVSTPKLAAAVSNAGALGSIGIGASTPEQARTMIRDTRALTAKPFNVNLFCHQPAQADPAREQAWLEHLRPLFAEFDAEPPTTLREIYRSFLDDPAMLQVLLEEAPAVVSFHFGLPPQGWIDPLKARGIRLLATATSLAEARLIEAAGVDAIVAQGVEAGGHRGVFEPEQDALIGTFALTRTLASQTRLPVIAAGGIMDGAGIRAALQLGASGAQLGTAFILCPESAANAAYREAMKSPRVERTALTAAISGRAARGLPNRLFSDVGHPRAPALPDYPITYDAAKALHAAASAKGCDDYAVQWAGQGAPLARALPAAELVATLARELS is encoded by the coding sequence ATGTTGCTCACCGAACTGCTGGGGATCGACATCCCCCTTATCCAGGCGCCCATGGTGGGGGTTTCCACGCCGAAGCTGGCCGCCGCCGTGTCCAATGCCGGCGCCCTGGGCTCCATCGGCATCGGCGCCAGCACGCCTGAGCAGGCGCGGACGATGATCCGCGACACCCGCGCGCTCACCGCCAAGCCGTTCAACGTCAACCTCTTCTGCCACCAGCCGGCCCAGGCCGACCCGGCGCGCGAGCAGGCCTGGCTCGAGCACCTGCGCCCACTGTTCGCCGAATTCGACGCCGAGCCGCCGACCACCCTGCGGGAGATCTACCGCAGCTTCCTCGATGACCCGGCCATGCTCCAGGTGCTGCTGGAAGAAGCCCCGGCGGTGGTCAGCTTCCACTTCGGCCTGCCGCCACAAGGCTGGATCGACCCGTTGAAGGCTCGCGGCATCCGCCTGCTCGCCACCGCTACCAGCCTGGCCGAAGCACGGCTGATCGAAGCGGCCGGGGTCGACGCCATCGTCGCCCAGGGCGTGGAGGCCGGCGGCCATCGCGGCGTGTTCGAGCCCGAGCAGGATGCGCTGATCGGCACCTTCGCCCTCACCCGCACCCTGGCCAGCCAGACCCGCCTGCCGGTGATCGCCGCCGGCGGCATCATGGACGGCGCCGGCATCCGCGCCGCCCTGCAGCTGGGTGCGAGCGGCGCACAGCTCGGCACCGCCTTCATCCTCTGCCCGGAATCCGCCGCCAACGCCGCCTACCGCGAGGCCATGAAAAGCCCACGGGTCGAGCGCACCGCCCTCACCGCCGCCATTTCCGGCCGCGCCGCCCGGGGCCTGCCGAACCGGCTGTTCAGCGATGTCGGCCACCCCCGGGCCCCTGCCCTGCCCGACTACCCCATCACCTACGACGCCGCCAAGGCGCTGCACGCCGCCGCCTCGGCCAAGGGTTGCGACGACTACGCCGTGCAATGGGCCGGCCAGGGGGCGCCCCTGGCCCGCGCACTGCCCGCCGCCGAACTGGTGGCCACCCTCGCCCGCGAACTTTCGTGA
- a CDS encoding LysR family transcriptional regulator, with protein sequence MDLTSLEIFRAVAAEQSVTRAAQQLQRVQSNVTTRIQQLEDELGVPLFQRDGKRMALTDKGREFLAYAERLLALAAEARQAMHPDLASGTLRLGSMESTAASRLPAVLARYHRECPAVSLEVSTGTSQALIEGVLSSRLDCALVAHPDALHREDLAGQALERGLCASPVFHEELVMVLPPDHPPAASPGDIRVGTLACFARGCTYRLLAERWLAEHRSEGTPLQVREVGSYHAILACVSAGDSAGIVPRSVLALYRESPALTALAVMPVDTLLVWREGYATAAFERLRESLLAR encoded by the coding sequence TTGGACCTGACCAGCCTCGAGATCTTCCGCGCCGTCGCCGCCGAGCAGAGCGTGACCCGTGCCGCCCAGCAGCTGCAACGGGTGCAATCGAACGTCACCACGCGCATCCAGCAACTGGAAGATGAGCTGGGCGTGCCGCTGTTCCAACGGGACGGCAAGCGCATGGCGCTGACCGACAAGGGCCGTGAATTCCTCGCCTATGCCGAACGCCTGCTGGCCCTGGCGGCGGAGGCGCGGCAAGCCATGCATCCGGACCTGGCTAGCGGCACGTTGCGCCTGGGCAGCATGGAGAGCACCGCGGCCAGCCGCTTGCCGGCGGTGCTGGCGCGCTATCACCGCGAGTGCCCGGCGGTGTCCCTGGAGGTGTCCACCGGCACCAGCCAGGCGTTGATCGAGGGGGTGCTGTCCAGCCGCCTCGATTGCGCCCTGGTGGCCCACCCCGATGCCTTGCACCGCGAAGACCTCGCCGGCCAGGCGCTGGAACGCGGCCTGTGCGCCAGCCCGGTGTTCCATGAAGAGTTGGTGATGGTGCTGCCGCCGGACCACCCGCCAGCGGCCTCGCCGGGGGACATCCGTGTCGGCACGCTGGCCTGCTTCGCCCGGGGCTGCACCTACCGCCTGCTCGCCGAGCGCTGGCTGGCCGAGCACCGTAGTGAAGGTACGCCGTTGCAGGTGCGCGAGGTGGGTTCCTACCACGCCATCCTCGCCTGCGTCAGCGCGGGGGACAGCGCCGGCATCGTGCCGCGCTCGGTGCTCGCGCTGTACCGGGAGAGCCCGGCGCTCACCGCGCTGGCGGTGATGCCGGTGGATACGCTGCTGGTCTGGCGCGAGGGCTATGCCACGGCGGCGTTCGAGCGTTTGCGCGAGTCATTGCTGGCGCGCTAG
- a CDS encoding tautomerase family protein, with translation MPFVNVRITRDGVTREQKAQVIAEITETLQRVLGKAPEYAHIVIEEIDTDNWGYAGVTTTEYRKSQPS, from the coding sequence ATGCCATTCGTCAATGTCCGTATCACCCGTGACGGCGTCACCCGCGAACAGAAGGCCCAGGTCATCGCCGAGATCACCGAGACCCTGCAACGGGTCCTGGGCAAGGCACCGGAATACGCCCATATCGTCATCGAGGAGATCGACACCGATAACTGGGGTTATGCCGGTGTCACCACCACCGAGTACCGCAAGAGCCAGCCCAGTTGA
- the ssuD gene encoding FMNH2-dependent alkanesulfonate monooxygenase, which translates to MSFDLFWFLPTSGDTRFLGRSETGRPATNAYMRQIAVAAEQLGYDGVLIPTGASCLDPWVTAASLVPVTQRIKLLVALRTTLGNPTATARQAASLDQASGGRLLLNVVPGGDATELAADGVFLDHDARYAASDEFLTIWRRLLQGETVDFDGEHHKVRGAQNFFPPLQKPYPPLYFGGSSVAAHELAAKHVDAYLSWGEPPAAVAEKIADVRARAARHGRTVRFGVRLHVIVRETEEAAWAAADELISHLDDATIAAAQANYARMDSEGQRRMAALHQGRRDRLEVAPNLWAGVGLVRGGAGTALVGDPQTVAARLQEYADLGVDSFVLSGYPHLEEAYRFAELVFPLLPGKRKVTVDGNFTGGAFDVRAGKGQAA; encoded by the coding sequence ATGAGCTTCGACCTTTTCTGGTTCCTGCCGACGTCCGGCGATACCCGTTTCCTGGGCCGTTCCGAGACTGGCCGCCCGGCCACCAACGCCTACATGCGGCAGATCGCCGTGGCGGCGGAGCAGCTCGGCTACGACGGCGTGCTGATCCCCACCGGCGCCAGTTGCCTCGACCCCTGGGTAACCGCCGCCAGCCTGGTGCCCGTCACCCAGCGCATCAAGCTGCTGGTGGCCCTGCGCACCACCCTCGGCAACCCCACCGCCACCGCACGCCAGGCCGCGAGCCTCGACCAGGCCAGTGGCGGGCGCCTGCTGCTCAACGTGGTGCCGGGTGGCGACGCCACCGAGCTGGCCGCCGATGGCGTGTTCCTTGACCACGACGCGCGCTACGCCGCCTCGGACGAGTTCCTCACCATCTGGCGCCGCCTGCTGCAGGGCGAAACCGTCGACTTCGACGGCGAGCACCACAAGGTCCGTGGCGCGCAGAACTTCTTCCCGCCGTTGCAGAAGCCCTACCCGCCGCTCTACTTCGGCGGCTCCTCGGTGGCCGCCCACGAGCTCGCCGCCAAGCATGTGGACGCTTACCTGAGCTGGGGCGAGCCGCCGGCGGCGGTGGCCGAGAAGATCGCCGACGTGCGTGCCCGCGCGGCCAGGCATGGGCGCACCGTGCGCTTCGGCGTACGCCTGCACGTGATCGTGCGGGAAACCGAGGAGGCGGCCTGGGCCGCTGCCGACGAGCTGATCAGCCACCTGGACGACGCCACCATCGCCGCCGCCCAGGCCAACTACGCGCGCATGGACTCCGAAGGCCAGCGGCGTATGGCCGCCCTGCACCAGGGCCGGCGTGACCGCCTGGAAGTGGCGCCCAACCTCTGGGCCGGCGTCGGCCTGGTACGTGGCGGCGCGGGCACGGCCCTGGTGGGCGACCCGCAGACCGTCGCCGCGCGGCTGCAGGAATACGCCGACCTGGGCGTCGACAGCTTCGTGCTCTCCGGCTACCCGCACCTGGAAGAGGCCTACCGCTTCGCCGAACTGGTGTTCCCGTTGCTGCCCGGCAAGCGCAAGGTCACTGTCGACGGCAACTTCACCGGCGGTGCCTTCGACGTCCGTGCCGGCAAGGGCCAGGCCGCCTAG